A genomic window from Deltaproteobacteria bacterium includes:
- a CDS encoding LLM class flavin-dependent oxidoreductase: MKFAHFSHVWNKPGMNAAERYDQLWRELALADELGYDFSFCVEHHFNPRESWMPSPSIYCAMAAAHTERLRIGTMGNIAPLYDPLRIAEDAAVLDNVMHGRLELGIVSGIVPDFFGPYRADFQNKRALTEEAVVAVKQALSCDGPFTFKGAIREYNNVTMAVKPLQKPHPPMWVSSRDASTLALLAREGVHTGYLFLVPREDVAPRYREYLRLWKTAGHAGKPDIGYWILVYVDETDEKAMAKAKPLFEYCFTHVFGTRAEGGVGYQRLAENHLKRGDPGGAEIARHAIDAEWMRDRHLAFIGSPKTVVEQIKAAASEGVFNTVMAEFNIASIGEEDLMRSIELFGTAVIPALRGFEPY; encoded by the coding sequence CTTCAGTTTTTGTGTCGAGCATCATTTCAATCCGCGTGAAAGCTGGATGCCGTCGCCGTCGATCTACTGCGCCATGGCGGCGGCGCACACCGAGCGGCTGCGCATCGGCACCATGGGCAACATCGCGCCGCTCTACGATCCTTTGCGCATCGCCGAAGATGCCGCCGTGCTGGACAACGTCATGCATGGTCGTTTGGAATTGGGCATTGTGTCCGGCATCGTGCCCGATTTCTTCGGGCCCTATCGCGCTGATTTTCAGAACAAGCGTGCGTTGACGGAAGAGGCGGTCGTCGCGGTCAAGCAGGCGTTGTCCTGTGATGGCCCGTTCACTTTCAAAGGCGCAATCCGCGAATACAACAATGTCACAATGGCAGTGAAGCCTTTGCAAAAACCCCATCCGCCCATGTGGGTCAGCTCGCGCGATGCGAGCACGCTGGCACTGTTGGCGCGCGAAGGCGTGCACACGGGCTATTTGTTTTTGGTGCCACGCGAAGATGTCGCGCCGCGCTATCGCGAGTATCTGCGCCTGTGGAAAACAGCCGGCCACGCCGGCAAGCCGGATATCGGCTATTGGATTTTAGTTTACGTCGATGAAACCGACGAAAAGGCGATGGCGAAAGCGAAGCCGTTGTTTGAATATTGCTTCACCCATGTGTTCGGCACCCGCGCCGAAGGCGGCGTTGGCTACCAACGCTTGGCGGAGAATCATCTGAAACGCGGCGACCCAGGCGGCGCCGAGATCGCGCGCCACGCCATCGATGCCGAATGGATGCGCGACCGCCATCTGGCGTTCATCGGCTCACCGAAGACAGTGGTCGAACAAATCAAAGCCGCTGCCAGCGAAGGCGTGTTTAATACGGTAATGGCAGAGTTCAACATCGCTAGCATCGGCGAGGAAGACTTGATGCGATCGATCGAACTGTTCGGCACCGCGGTGATACCGGCACTGCGCGGTTTTGAGCCGTATTAA
- a CDS encoding amidohydrolase, with protein sequence MANYKVIDADGHVRESNAGMREFLEPRWQRRNLFPNDEFDRDLRGKLGQKPEGPEDQLAAMEQDGIDVMVLYPTAGLHVSALHERDYATAISRAYNDWLHHFCKKDPARLKYVALLAPQDPKAAGAELERAVKERGAVAGVLPTYLPQMPDFGDEFYDPIYAAAERLNVGIGFHTGTSGDSLGGQRFRKFLSAHTIDHPAEQMMAMIATIVGGVFERFPKLSIAYLESGIGWVPYMMDRLDEEVEKRGKDEAPYLTKLPSEYVKSGKIFFGVECEEKTIPDAMRWGLEDTILYSSDYPHWDGDWPHTVKGIRKRTDLSEDVKKKMMHDNVARFYHLESA encoded by the coding sequence ATGGCGAACTACAAAGTCATCGACGCAGACGGCCACGTGCGCGAGTCCAACGCCGGCATGCGCGAGTTTTTAGAGCCGCGCTGGCAGCGGCGCAATCTGTTTCCCAACGACGAGTTCGACCGCGACCTGCGCGGCAAGCTGGGGCAGAAACCTGAAGGACCGGAAGACCAGCTCGCCGCCATGGAGCAGGATGGCATCGACGTCATGGTGCTCTATCCGACCGCCGGCTTGCACGTAAGCGCATTGCACGAGCGCGACTACGCCACGGCGATTTCGCGCGCCTACAACGATTGGCTCCATCATTTTTGCAAGAAGGATCCGGCGCGCTTGAAATACGTCGCGCTCTTGGCGCCGCAGGATCCCAAAGCCGCCGGCGCCGAGCTTGAGCGCGCCGTCAAAGAGCGCGGTGCGGTGGCGGGCGTGCTGCCGACCTATTTGCCGCAGATGCCTGACTTTGGCGATGAGTTCTACGATCCGATCTACGCCGCCGCCGAGCGTTTGAACGTCGGCATCGGCTTTCACACCGGCACCTCCGGCGATTCCCTCGGCGGCCAGCGCTTTCGCAAATTTCTCTCGGCGCACACCATCGATCATCCGGCCGAGCAGATGATGGCGATGATCGCCACCATCGTCGGCGGCGTCTTCGAACGCTTCCCCAAGCTGAGCATCGCCTACTTAGAGTCGGGCATCGGCTGGGTGCCCTACATGATGGATCGTTTGGATGAAGAGGTTGAGAAGCGCGGCAAAGACGAAGCGCCCTACCTCACCAAGCTGCCGAGCGAGTACGTCAAGAGCGGCAAGATCTTTTTCGGCGTCGAGTGCGAGGAAAAAACCATTCCCGACGCCATGCGCTGGGGCTTGGAAGACACGATTCTCTACTCGTCCGATTACCCGCACTGGGACGGCGACTGGCCGCACACGGTGAAGGGCATCCGCAAACGCACCGATCTTTCCGAAGACGTGAAGAAGAAAATGATGCACGACAACGTCGCGCGCTTCTATCATTTGGAATCGGCATAG
- a CDS encoding xanthine dehydrogenase family protein molybdopterin-binding subunit — MAYKNVGKAVPRIEGADKVTGNLKYAADLPFAGTLAAKILRSPYPHARITKVDPSRALALRGVRAVISGADVGPVYVGLRMKDMPLLAIDKVRFVGEPVAAVAADTDEIAEAALDLIDVQYEQLPYVTDPVDATRPGAPVLHDNPKQYKNAPECELELPNVQSYGKWSNGDVEAAFKNAARVFEHTFRTPLGFHGYIEPHACTVKIHDGGKVEIWASNKAPFSLRDRFARDLNLDPANVKVHILPVGGDFGGKTSVTEAPVCYFLAQKTGKPVRMVLEYTEELTAVSHRHPAVITLRTGVDKAGKLCALQARAVFSGGGYAGLKANAEVTVQGPRRVASYYKIPAIQVETLCAYTNQVPCTQTRTPGSPQTTFAMESQIDIIARELGKDPVQYRLENLLRDGEPTPFGQKLQGIVARETLQKAVQVSGYHRGKSKNVGRGVAVYERPSGAGKSGAAITIEADGSVSVNLGVPDVGPGIHTVVQQIVSEVLDIERGQVKIKVIDTDNSPYDSGTGGSKSTNSVGTAAYQAVSEVKAKILSLAAARVGCNPDDIKPSAGRYAVPGRKAMSFAEISKLAAEQNGGALTHLSVYEPSRAPITSFATQVAEVEVDPGTGQVKVTKLATVHDSGTVLNHLSYQGQIDGGVVNGVGFALMEDNSLVDGKMPTANLGEFKMASVADVPRLRTVLMETPAGPIPYQGKAIAEIPNVPTAAAIANAVADACGVRVLDLPITAEKVFAALNK; from the coding sequence ATGGCTTACAAAAACGTTGGCAAAGCGGTGCCGCGGATTGAGGGCGCGGATAAAGTTACCGGCAATTTGAAATACGCGGCGGATCTGCCGTTCGCCGGCACATTGGCGGCGAAGATTTTGCGCAGCCCGTATCCCCATGCGCGCATCACAAAGGTCGACCCATCGCGCGCGTTGGCGCTGCGCGGCGTGCGTGCCGTCATCTCCGGCGCGGACGTTGGCCCGGTCTATGTCGGCTTGCGCATGAAGGACATGCCGCTGCTCGCCATCGACAAAGTCCGCTTCGTGGGTGAGCCGGTGGCCGCGGTGGCGGCCGACACCGATGAAATCGCCGAAGCCGCTTTGGATTTGATCGACGTGCAATACGAGCAGCTTCCCTACGTCACCGACCCGGTGGACGCGACGCGCCCCGGCGCGCCGGTGCTGCACGACAACCCGAAGCAATATAAGAACGCGCCAGAGTGCGAGCTCGAGCTGCCCAACGTGCAGTCCTACGGCAAATGGTCCAACGGCGACGTCGAGGCGGCTTTCAAGAACGCCGCGCGCGTCTTCGAGCACACCTTTCGCACACCGCTCGGTTTTCACGGCTACATCGAGCCGCATGCCTGCACGGTCAAGATTCATGACGGCGGCAAGGTGGAAATCTGGGCGTCGAACAAGGCGCCGTTTTCGCTGCGCGATCGTTTCGCCCGCGATTTGAACCTCGACCCGGCCAACGTCAAGGTGCACATCCTGCCCGTGGGCGGCGACTTTGGCGGCAAGACTTCGGTCACCGAAGCGCCGGTCTGCTATTTCCTCGCGCAAAAGACCGGCAAGCCGGTGCGCATGGTGCTCGAATATACCGAAGAGCTGACCGCGGTGTCGCATCGCCATCCGGCGGTGATCACGCTGCGCACCGGGGTTGATAAAGCGGGCAAGCTCTGCGCCCTGCAAGCGCGCGCGGTATTTAGCGGCGGCGGCTATGCCGGGCTTAAAGCCAACGCGGAGGTCACCGTGCAGGGGCCGCGGCGGGTGGCGAGCTACTACAAGATTCCGGCGATTCAAGTCGAGACCCTGTGCGCATACACCAATCAAGTTCCCTGCACGCAGACGCGCACGCCGGGCAGCCCGCAGACGACCTTCGCCATGGAATCGCAAATCGACATCATCGCCCGCGAGCTCGGCAAAGACCCGGTGCAGTATCGCTTGGAAAATCTGCTGCGCGACGGCGAGCCGACACCCTTTGGACAAAAGCTGCAGGGCATCGTCGCGCGGGAAACTCTGCAGAAGGCCGTGCAAGTCTCGGGCTATCACAGAGGCAAAAGCAAAAACGTCGGGCGCGGCGTGGCGGTTTATGAACGGCCGTCGGGTGCCGGCAAGTCCGGCGCAGCGATTACCATCGAAGCCGATGGCAGCGTCTCGGTCAACCTCGGTGTGCCGGACGTCGGCCCGGGCATTCACACGGTCGTGCAGCAGATCGTCAGCGAAGTGCTCGACATCGAGCGCGGCCAGGTAAAAATCAAGGTCATCGACACCGACAATTCGCCCTACGATTCCGGCACCGGCGGCAGCAAATCGACCAACAGCGTCGGCACCGCGGCGTATCAGGCGGTGAGCGAGGTCAAAGCAAAAATACTTTCCTTGGCGGCGGCGCGGGTCGGCTGTAACCCGGACGACATCAAGCCATCCGCAGGACGCTATGCGGTGCCCGGGCGCAAGGCCATGTCCTTTGCTGAAATAAGCAAATTGGCAGCGGAGCAAAACGGCGGCGCGCTCACCCATCTGAGTGTCTACGAACCGTCGCGCGCGCCGATAACTTCGTTTGCGACTCAAGTTGCCGAAGTGGAAGTGGACCCCGGCACGGGGCAAGTCAAAGTAACCAAGCTCGCCACCGTGCACGATTCCGGCACCGTGCTCAATCATCTGAGCTACCAAGGGCAGATCGACGGCGGCGTCGTCAACGGCGTCGGCTTCGCCCTGATGGAAGACAATTCGCTGGTCGACGGCAAAATGCCCACTGCCAACCTGGGCGAATTCAAGATGGCCAGCGTCGCCGACGTGCCGAGGCTCAGGACCGTGTTGATGGAAACCCCGGCAGGTCCGATTCCCTATCAAGGCAAAGCGATCGCCGAAATCCCCAACGTGCCGACGGCGGCGGCAATCGCCAACGCGGTGGCCGATGCCTGCGGCGTGCGCGTGTTGGATTTGCCGATCACGGCGGAAAAGGTTTTCGCAGCACTGAATAAGTGA
- a CDS encoding cupin domain-containing protein gives MGVEPNAQLFEWNEPAVGKKAGFGKWKNPKSPYDLFMEAQGLSIHRDIGVHKIQDLPLAPWKRMGGRGVAIQLLGTEGMYGLYVVEVPGAGALSAEHHLYEEVFYVVEGRGTTEVWHENSKKLTFEWGPGSLFAIPLNAWHRIVNASSAPALLLAATTAPNVINILREAEFVMNCPYEFTSRFDASNDYFKPVEDIYADPVRGLAMRQTNIIPDILTCELPRDNRRSFDYRRIEPHMAGANFYMKIGQYRTGQYSKAHKHASGAILVCIKGKGYSYTWPDSLGMRPWEAGHADKVKKQTYEPVGMISAAPMRGDWFHQHFGTHPDGLRLLVFDGPYGPGFRRGGAPGGDAADVGAVDTRDGGNAISYVDEDPQIRKTYEAALAAEGMRSSMPAWCYTQQIPPQGALEPGGV, from the coding sequence ATGGGCGTCGAACCGAATGCACAATTGTTCGAATGGAACGAGCCGGCCGTCGGCAAGAAAGCCGGCTTCGGCAAGTGGAAAAATCCCAAATCGCCCTACGATCTGTTCATGGAGGCGCAGGGCTTGTCGATTCATCGCGATATCGGGGTGCACAAAATTCAGGACTTGCCGCTCGCGCCGTGGAAGCGCATGGGCGGACGCGGCGTCGCGATCCAACTACTCGGCACCGAGGGTATGTACGGCCTGTACGTTGTCGAAGTGCCGGGTGCCGGTGCGCTCAGTGCGGAGCATCATCTCTATGAAGAAGTTTTCTACGTCGTCGAGGGACGCGGCACCACCGAAGTCTGGCATGAGAACTCGAAGAAGCTGACCTTCGAATGGGGGCCGGGCTCGCTCTTCGCAATTCCACTCAACGCCTGGCATCGCATCGTCAACGCGTCGTCCGCGCCGGCGCTATTGCTCGCCGCAACGACCGCGCCGAACGTTATCAACATTCTTCGCGAAGCCGAGTTCGTGATGAATTGCCCGTACGAATTTACCAGTCGCTTCGATGCCTCGAATGATTATTTCAAACCGGTGGAAGACATTTACGCCGACCCGGTGCGCGGCCTGGCGATGCGCCAGACCAATATTATTCCCGACATTCTGACCTGCGAGCTACCGCGCGACAATCGGCGCTCGTTCGACTATCGGCGCATCGAGCCGCACATGGCGGGTGCTAACTTCTACATGAAGATCGGCCAGTACCGCACTGGCCAATATTCCAAGGCGCACAAACACGCGTCGGGCGCAATTCTCGTCTGCATAAAAGGCAAAGGCTACAGCTACACTTGGCCTGATTCCCTAGGCATGCGGCCGTGGGAAGCCGGCCACGCCGACAAAGTCAAAAAGCAAACCTACGAACCGGTGGGCATGATCAGCGCGGCGCCGATGCGCGGCGACTGGTTCCATCAACACTTCGGCACCCACCCCGACGGTCTGCGCCTGCTGGTTTTCGACGGCCCCTACGGCCCGGGTTTTCGCCGCGGCGGTGCACCGGGCGGCGACGCTGCCGATGTGGGCGCAGTCGACACGCGCGACGGCGGCAACGCGATCTCTTACGTCGATGAAGATCCGCAAATCCGCAAAACCTACGAAGCCGCCCTGGCCGCCGAAGGCATGCGGAGCAGCATGCCGGCGTGGTGCTACACACAGCAGATTCCGCCGCAAGGCGCGCTGGAACCGGGCGGGGTATAG
- a CDS encoding epoxyalkane--coenzyme M transferase produces the protein MKRSTDRILTTHTGSLPLPALVRQAHGAKKRGAAYDQRVVDSTLTTAIDDIVRRQVEVGVDVVGDGELSKTSWNDYVVHRVSGLERRPRSRAVSAEPWSVSTGITRPRESGLVRREIDGAPRHYRTDIAEFYDLARTQSDAHDNDGMTYFCAGPLGWKDFAAVKTDIARLQAAARSAQPHDVFMSALSPGCFARFFKNEHYPNEETYMQAVADVMRDEYQAIVDAGFVLQLDCPDLASGANTDYADLNVREFRKVIEQHIECLNYALKSIPQEQARMHVCWGNYAGPHHRDIALIDIIDIVLKANVTGITIESSNPRHGHEWQVWQDVKLPEGKILFPGVIDDISLSIEHPELVAERLVRFAKLVGKENVIGCTDCGLRHLPDANLALAKLYALAEGARLASQELWR, from the coding sequence ATGAAGCGCAGCACCGACCGCATCCTCACCACTCATACAGGCAGCTTGCCGCTGCCCGCGCTGGTGCGCCAGGCGCACGGGGCCAAGAAGCGCGGTGCGGCTTACGATCAAAGAGTTGTCGATTCCACGTTAACCACGGCCATTGATGACATTGTCCGCCGTCAAGTCGAAGTCGGCGTCGACGTCGTTGGCGACGGCGAGTTGAGCAAAACTTCCTGGAACGATTACGTCGTCCATCGCGTCAGCGGCCTTGAGCGAAGGCCGCGCTCGCGCGCGGTGAGCGCCGAGCCGTGGAGCGTCTCGACAGGCATCACTCGGCCGCGCGAGAGCGGGCTAGTGCGGCGCGAGATTGACGGCGCGCCGCGCCATTACCGCACCGACATTGCTGAGTTCTATGACTTGGCGCGCACCCAAAGCGACGCCCACGACAACGATGGCATGACCTATTTCTGCGCCGGGCCACTGGGCTGGAAAGATTTCGCCGCCGTCAAAACCGACATCGCGCGCCTGCAAGCGGCCGCGCGCAGCGCACAGCCGCACGATGTCTTCATGTCGGCGCTTTCCCCCGGTTGCTTTGCGCGGTTTTTCAAAAACGAGCACTACCCCAACGAAGAAACCTACATGCAGGCAGTTGCTGACGTGATGCGCGACGAGTACCAGGCGATCGTCGACGCCGGTTTTGTCTTGCAGCTCGACTGCCCAGACCTGGCTTCGGGCGCCAACACCGACTATGCCGATTTGAATGTTAGAGAATTCCGCAAGGTGATTGAGCAACATATCGAGTGTCTCAATTACGCGCTCAAGTCGATTCCGCAAGAGCAAGCGCGCATGCACGTTTGTTGGGGCAACTACGCCGGGCCGCACCACCGCGACATCGCGCTGATCGATATTATCGACATCGTGCTCAAGGCCAACGTCACCGGCATTACGATCGAGTCGTCCAACCCGCGCCATGGGCATGAATGGCAAGTTTGGCAAGACGTGAAGCTGCCCGAGGGGAAAATTCTTTTTCCCGGCGTGATCGACGATATCAGTCTGTCGATTGAACATCCCGAGCTGGTCGCCGAGCGCTTGGTGCGATTCGCCAAACTAGTCGGCAAAGAAAACGTCATCGGTTGCACCGACTGCGGCCTGCGCCATTTGCCGGATGCGAATCTCGCATTGGCGAAACTTTATGCGCTAGCCGAAGGCGCGCGGCTAGCGAGCCAAGAATTGTGGAGATAG
- a CDS encoding DUF1566 domain-containing protein, which produces MKMQRLIVVLLGAMLFALDNGWAATITATPANIAQGNNETATFSGIAAPTNRDWIGLYTPAAANTAFLDWIYTNTCSRNGGNSVLANGSCGFPIVNSIANGTYQLRLFSNNGYTLLATSNNFTVGPPPPARFVDNGDGTISDTQTGLMWEMKLAATDSRCTNATQANRDIHCVNNQYVWSATEFKADGDLFTDFLTQINRADGASNNGQTQGRKNFSDWRIPTIAELRGILLAKCPGSPTPCIDPVFGPTALGLHWSSTNLANVPSLVFIVNFVDGNANNDTSKLFSFFARAVRGGR; this is translated from the coding sequence ATGAAAATGCAAAGACTAATAGTTGTTTTGTTAGGGGCGATGTTATTTGCGTTGGACAACGGCTGGGCAGCCACGATAACGGCGACGCCGGCCAATATCGCCCAGGGCAACAACGAGACGGCGACGTTTAGCGGAATCGCGGCGCCGACCAATCGAGACTGGATCGGGCTGTACACACCGGCAGCCGCGAACACGGCGTTTCTGGACTGGATCTATACCAACACATGCAGCCGCAACGGCGGCAACAGCGTGCTGGCCAACGGGTCGTGCGGTTTTCCGATCGTCAATTCGATAGCCAACGGGACGTATCAGCTGCGGCTGTTTAGCAACAACGGCTACACGCTGTTGGCGACGAGCAACAATTTTACGGTAGGGCCGCCGCCCCCGGCGCGGTTTGTCGACAACGGGGACGGGACGATCAGCGACACGCAGACGGGACTGATGTGGGAGATGAAGCTGGCGGCGACGGACAGTCGGTGTACGAATGCGACGCAAGCCAACCGGGATATTCACTGCGTGAATAACCAGTATGTGTGGTCGGCGACCGAATTTAAAGCAGACGGAGATTTGTTCACCGACTTTCTGACGCAGATAAACCGAGCCGACGGGGCGTCGAACAACGGACAGACGCAGGGCCGCAAGAACTTTTCGGACTGGCGGATACCGACGATAGCGGAGCTGCGGGGGATCCTGCTGGCTAAATGTCCAGGTTCCCCTACGCCCTGCATTGACCCGGTGTTCGGACCGACAGCTTTGGGTTTACACTGGTCGTCTACTAACTTGGCCAATGTCCCGTCTTTAGTGTTCATCGTCAACTTCGTTGATGGTAACGCGAACAACGACACCAGTAAGCTTTTCAGTTTCTTTGCGCGCGCTGTGCGAGGTGGCCGGTGA
- a CDS encoding alpha/beta hydrolase translates to MPLRDIVTKSTRGTPMNDKITDPLTPVPIPEQVPAKEGFADIPGARLWYWDTGGSGAPVVFLHPATGSALIWLYQQSVFAKAGYRVIAYSRRDHYNSSPTTAEDPGTGSVDLNNLMEFLGVRKFHAVSSAAGGSVAADFAFSYPEKLFSLTVSSNNLAARNGYIADIAEHIRPEQEKDLPRWFWELGPSYRAANPEGVEKWNELNRRSVVKRVAPQKRANEVTPAKLETLKVPTLLVTGTADLVTPPSIMRMIASHVPNNELVIISESGHSPYWEQPEVFNRAVLDFIGRHAK, encoded by the coding sequence ATGCCTCTGCGGGATATTGTGACCAAGTCTACGAGGGGAACTCCCATGAACGATAAGATCACCGACCCGCTGACGCCTGTGCCTATCCCCGAGCAAGTTCCAGCCAAAGAAGGCTTTGCCGATATCCCTGGCGCGCGGCTTTGGTATTGGGACACTGGCGGCAGTGGTGCGCCGGTGGTGTTTCTTCATCCCGCCACCGGCAGCGCGCTGATTTGGCTGTACCAGCAGTCGGTGTTTGCCAAGGCGGGCTATCGTGTCATCGCCTATTCGCGGCGCGATCATTACAATTCCAGCCCGACCACGGCCGAAGACCCCGGCACGGGTTCCGTCGATCTGAACAATCTTATGGAATTTCTCGGCGTGAGAAAATTTCACGCTGTTAGCTCGGCGGCCGGCGGCAGCGTGGCGGCCGACTTTGCGTTTTCCTACCCAGAAAAGTTATTCAGCTTGACGGTGTCCAGCAACAACCTGGCCGCGCGCAACGGCTACATCGCCGACATTGCCGAGCACATCCGCCCCGAGCAAGAAAAAGATCTGCCGCGTTGGTTCTGGGAATTGGGGCCGTCCTATCGCGCGGCCAACCCCGAAGGTGTGGAAAAATGGAACGAGCTTAACCGCCGCTCCGTAGTCAAAAGAGTCGCGCCACAGAAACGTGCCAACGAGGTCACGCCCGCGAAGCTGGAAACCTTGAAGGTGCCGACTTTACTTGTCACCGGCACCGCGGATTTGGTGACGCCGCCATCGATCATGCGCATGATCGCCAGCCATGTGCCGAACAACGAGTTGGTGATCATTTCGGAATCCGGCCACTCACCCTATTGGGAACAGCCGGAGGTTTTTAATCGCGCGGTGCTGGATTTTATTGGCCGGCATGCAAAATAG
- a CDS encoding redoxin domain-containing protein, with protein sequence MAKIRFALIAFVAAFALASAAHAIEVGDKAPDFELTSTQGGKLKLSSFQGKKNVLIEFYVLDFTPT encoded by the coding sequence ATGGCTAAGATCCGATTTGCATTAATAGCTTTTGTTGCGGCGTTCGCACTTGCCAGCGCTGCCCATGCCATCGAAGTGGGCGACAAGGCGCCAGATTTTGAACTGACCAGCACGCAGGGCGGCAAACTCAAACTCAGCAGTTTTCAGGGCAAGAAAAATGTCCTGATCGAATTTTACGTGCTCGACTTCACACCGACTTGA
- a CDS encoding redoxin domain-containing protein, giving the protein MQELSSSRDDYSKFQEVDAEVIGISGNLSFSQKAFADFLKLTFPLLSDYPDMKTTETYGVLNPQSKLATRSYFIVDKQGIIRYKKVQGRGEALVANDLLVAEIRKINQGH; this is encoded by the coding sequence ATTCAAGAACTGTCGTCCAGTCGGGACGACTATTCGAAATTCCAAGAAGTCGACGCTGAAGTCATCGGCATCAGCGGCAATCTGAGTTTTTCGCAGAAAGCCTTCGCCGATTTTCTCAAGCTCACATTTCCATTGCTGAGCGATTATCCGGACATGAAAACCACTGAGACCTATGGCGTGCTCAACCCGCAGTCCAAGTTGGCGACGCGCTCATATTTTATTGTCGATAAGCAAGGGATCATTCGCTACAAGAAAGTTCAGGGGCGCGGCGAAGCGTTGGTGGCCAACGATTTGTTGGTCGCTGAGATTAGAAAGATCAATCAGGGGCACTGA
- a CDS encoding NAD(P)-dependent oxidoreductase, whose translation MKKVVVTGGSGNLGQFVIRDLLARGYQVLNLDRVRPRERLCMTWLVDLRHSGDIFEALRGAYGMIHLGAYQAPNWVPDAETLSNNVSATYNVLRAAADMGVKRVVLASSTAAFGFIYAFKLWAPDYLPLDEKHPSKPQDSYGLSKVLGEQIADSIVSVHKDMTVSSLRFPGVNFDLSYESFRDRWKNPATRTSGFWTYIDARDAAMTCRLALEAKFKGHEVFIASAPKNCMIQPTEELVAQYLPRGAKFRKTTGTHWSCVDASKAARMLGFKPQHVWQDYLAEGRSGKF comes from the coding sequence ATGAAAAAAGTGGTGGTCACGGGCGGCAGCGGCAACCTCGGGCAATTCGTCATTCGCGATTTGCTGGCGCGCGGCTATCAGGTGCTCAACCTCGACCGGGTGCGGCCGCGCGAAAGGCTGTGCATGACCTGGCTCGTCGACCTGCGCCACTCGGGGGATATCTTTGAAGCGCTGCGCGGCGCTTACGGCATGATCCATCTGGGCGCCTACCAGGCGCCCAATTGGGTTCCCGATGCGGAGACGCTGAGCAATAATGTGTCGGCAACTTACAATGTCCTGCGGGCGGCAGCGGACATGGGCGTGAAGCGGGTGGTTTTGGCGTCGAGCACGGCGGCGTTCGGATTTATTTACGCCTTCAAACTCTGGGCGCCGGACTATTTGCCGCTGGATGAAAAACATCCCTCCAAGCCGCAGGACTCTTACGGTCTGTCCAAGGTGCTTGGCGAGCAGATCGCCGACTCGATCGTCTCGGTGCACAAGGACATGACCGTGTCGAGTCTGCGTTTCCCTGGCGTCAACTTCGACCTCTCCTATGAAAGTTTTCGCGACCGTTGGAAAAACCCGGCAACGCGCACAAGCGGCTTTTGGACTTACATCGACGCGCGCGATGCGGCGATGACTTGCCGCTTGGCGTTGGAGGCCAAGTTCAAAGGCCACGAAGTCTTCATCGCCTCGGCGCCGAAGAACTGCATGATTCAACCAACTGAAGAGTTGGTCGCGCAATACCTGCCGCGCGGCGCCAAGTTCCGCAAAACCACCGGCACGCACTGGAGCTGCGTCGATGCGAGCAAAGCTGCCCGCATGCTCGGCTTCAAACCGCAGCATGTTTGGCAGGACTATCTTGCCGAAGGGCGCAGCGGCAAGTTCTAA